In one window of Haloimpatiens sp. FM7315 DNA:
- a CDS encoding helix-turn-helix domain-containing protein — translation MDKKKLYNLLKKEEGPKLDFKQFLDIYSDGGKKELIKDVCAIANSKGGRGYIIIGVEDKTKDIIGINVDDLSEERIQQIISSRCEPPIPIALEILNYNNKKIGVLSIYDGHQKPYQVRDNGSFYIRRGSTTDTMRKQELVSAFQANMSLNSELCSIVKSNIEALNMNRVKKYFNNQKLDINNDNKIMLLESASIINRDRETNEYCLTLGGLLVFSEINNLFISHNFIRVVNKVNRRYDKVIFIKGSLISIIDKTEALLKEILPEDYPTYAVLEGVKNAVLYRDYTVFTKEIEVIINNTSVVVVSPGTLLRGKGVKSYNYIRRNMWIYEKLITLDDKNRFCNLGRGFIKMKKAFRKYGKVIFVNSPLYNNFKVIYPGIKNIKNIKNI, via the coding sequence ATGGATAAAAAGAAGTTATATAATTTACTAAAAAAAGAGGAAGGACCTAAACTTGATTTTAAACAATTTCTAGATATTTATTCAGATGGAGGGAAAAAAGAACTTATAAAGGATGTATGTGCTATTGCCAATTCCAAAGGGGGAAGAGGTTATATAATTATTGGAGTAGAAGATAAAACTAAGGATATAATTGGTATTAATGTTGATGATCTATCAGAGGAAAGAATACAGCAGATTATTAGTTCAAGATGTGAGCCTCCCATACCGATAGCTTTGGAAATATTAAATTACAACAATAAAAAAATAGGGGTTTTAAGTATATATGATGGGCATCAAAAACCATATCAAGTAAGAGATAATGGCTCTTTTTATATAAGAAGAGGTTCTACTACGGATACCATGAGAAAACAGGAATTGGTATCTGCATTTCAAGCAAATATGTCTTTAAACAGTGAACTTTGTTCTATTGTAAAAAGTAATATAGAAGCTTTAAATATGAACAGGGTTAAAAAATATTTTAATAACCAAAAGTTAGATATAAATAATGATAATAAGATTATGCTTCTAGAAAGTGCATCTATTATAAATAGAGATAGAGAAACTAATGAATATTGCTTAACTTTAGGTGGCCTTTTGGTTTTTTCTGAAATAAACAATTTATTTATTTCTCATAATTTTATAAGAGTTGTGAATAAAGTAAACAGAAGGTATGATAAGGTTATTTTTATAAAGGGAAGTTTAATCTCGATTATCGACAAAACGGAGGCTTTATTAAAAGAAATACTTCCAGAGGATTACCCAACTTATGCAGTGCTTGAGGGAGTTAAAAATGCAGTTTTGTATAGAGATTACACTGTGTTTACAAAGGAAATAGAAGTTATTATTAATAACACCAGTGTTGTTGTTGTAAGTCCAGGGACTTTACTTAGAGGGAAAGGAGTTAAATCCTATAACTACATAAGAAGAAATATGTGGATATACGAAAAACTTATAACTTTAGATGATAAAAATAGATTTTGTAATTTAGGTAGAGGTTTTATAAAAATGAAAAAGGCCTTTAGAAAATATGGTAAGGTAATATTTGTGAATTCACCGCTTTATAATAATTTCAAAGTTATTTATCCAGGAATAAAAAATATAAAGAATATAAAGAATATTTGA
- the trpS gene encoding tryptophan--tRNA ligase — MEGKKIIFSGIQPSGELTIGNYLGALKNWVKLQDEYDCYFCVVDLHAITVKQEPKDLRRRTLELLAIYIAAGIDPRKNTMFIQSHVPQHAEAAWLLNCIAYMGELQRMTQFKDKSSKQGSGASVNAGLLNYPVLMAADIILYQTDLVPVGKDQKQHLELTRNLAERFNGLYSDTLKVPDPYIPKAGAKIMDLQEPTKKMSKSSDNPNAYILMMDPPEVIKKKISRAVTDTLGVIKYSDEQPGIKNLINILSAIKGLNPEEIELEYQGKGYAELKNDVAEAIIGELKPIQDKVKELVNDKEYLKNIYKEGAEKARYIANKTLRKMKKKIGFIPQE, encoded by the coding sequence ATGGAAGGTAAAAAAATTATTTTTAGTGGAATTCAACCTTCTGGAGAATTGACAATAGGAAATTATTTAGGAGCTCTTAAAAATTGGGTTAAACTGCAAGATGAGTATGATTGTTATTTTTGCGTTGTAGATTTACATGCTATAACTGTAAAACAAGAACCAAAGGATTTAAGAAGAAGAACTTTAGAACTTTTAGCTATATATATTGCAGCAGGCATTGACCCTAGAAAAAATACCATGTTTATTCAGTCACATGTTCCACAGCATGCAGAGGCTGCTTGGCTTTTAAATTGTATTGCCTATATGGGAGAACTTCAAAGAATGACTCAGTTTAAAGATAAATCAAGTAAGCAAGGTTCAGGGGCTAGTGTAAATGCAGGACTTTTAAATTATCCTGTACTTATGGCAGCGGACATAATTTTATATCAAACCGATTTAGTTCCAGTAGGAAAAGATCAAAAACAGCATTTAGAGCTTACAAGAAACTTGGCAGAGAGATTTAATGGTTTATATAGTGATACCTTAAAGGTACCTGATCCATATATACCAAAAGCAGGTGCTAAGATAATGGATTTACAGGAGCCTACTAAAAAGATGTCAAAATCCTCGGATAATCCAAATGCTTATATACTTATGATGGACCCTCCAGAAGTAATTAAAAAGAAGATAAGTAGAGCAGTGACAGATACTTTAGGAGTTATAAAATATAGCGATGAGCAGCCAGGAATAAAGAATCTTATTAATATTTTAAGTGCTATTAAGGGATTAAATCCAGAAGAAATAGAACTAGAGTATCAAGGTAAAGGCTATGCAGAGCTTAAAAATGATGTTGCAGAGGCTATAATTGGTGAATTAAAACCTATCCAAGATAAAGTTAAAGAACTTGTAAATGACAAAGAATATCTTAAAAACATATACAAAGAGGGAGCAGAAAAGGCAAGATATATTGCAAACAAAACATTGAGAAAGATGAAAAAGAAAATAGGATTTATTCCACAAGAATAA
- the tyrS gene encoding tyrosine--tRNA ligase, translating to MPNVYNTLVERGYIKQTTHEEIKDILEKEKITFYIGFDPTADSLHVGHFIALMFMAHMQREGHRPIALVGGGTAMVGDPSGRTDMRKMLTKEDIEHNVSQIKKQLERFIDFSDGKALLVNNADWLLNLNYVDFLREIGSCFSVNKMLTAECFKQRLEKGLSFLEFNYMLMQGYDFLELNRKYNCAMELGGDDQWSNMLAGIDLVRRKESKQVYAMTCTLLTNSEGKKMGKTAKGALWLDPEKTSPYDFYQYWRNVNDSDVEKCLSLLTFVPMEEVKRLGALKDAEINEAKKVLAFEVTKLVHGEDEAKKAQNAAEALFGSGNNLDNVPTVMVDDSSIGGLLLDILVEGKIVPSKSEGRRLIQQGGISINDELIKDAKALLEDRFFNDGEGLVRRGKKKFYKIKIK from the coding sequence ATGCCTAATGTTTATAATACACTTGTAGAACGTGGATACATAAAGCAAACAACTCATGAAGAAATAAAAGATATTTTAGAAAAAGAGAAGATTACTTTTTATATAGGCTTCGATCCTACAGCAGATAGTTTACATGTAGGACATTTTATAGCACTTATGTTTATGGCTCATATGCAAAGAGAAGGTCACAGACCTATAGCTCTAGTAGGTGGTGGAACTGCTATGGTAGGAGATCCATCAGGAAGAACTGATATGAGAAAAATGCTTACTAAAGAAGATATAGAACATAATGTAAGTCAAATTAAAAAACAATTAGAAAGATTTATTGATTTTAGTGACGGTAAAGCACTACTTGTTAATAATGCTGACTGGCTTTTAAATTTAAATTATGTAGATTTTTTAAGAGAAATTGGATCTTGTTTTTCTGTAAATAAGATGCTTACAGCAGAATGTTTTAAACAAAGATTAGAAAAAGGGCTTTCTTTTTTAGAATTTAACTACATGCTTATGCAAGGCTATGATTTTTTAGAACTTAATAGAAAATATAATTGTGCAATGGAGCTTGGTGGAGATGATCAGTGGTCTAACATGCTAGCTGGTATAGATTTAGTAAGAAGAAAAGAATCAAAACAAGTATATGCAATGACTTGTACTCTTTTAACTAATAGTGAAGGTAAAAAGATGGGCAAGACTGCAAAAGGAGCTTTGTGGTTAGATCCAGAGAAAACCTCTCCTTATGATTTTTATCAGTATTGGAGAAACGTAAATGATTCAGATGTAGAGAAATGTTTATCTTTGCTTACTTTTGTACCTATGGAAGAAGTGAAGAGATTAGGTGCTCTAAAAGATGCTGAGATAAATGAGGCTAAAAAGGTTCTTGCCTTTGAAGTTACAAAATTAGTTCATGGTGAAGATGAAGCTAAAAAAGCGCAAAATGCTGCAGAAGCTTTGTTTGGATCTGGAAATAACTTAGATAATGTTCCAACTGTTATGGTTGATGATAGTAGTATTGGAGGCCTTTTGCTAGATATTTTAGTTGAAGGAAAGATTGTGCCTTCTAAATCTGAGGGAAGAAGACTTATTCAGCAAGGCGGTATAAGCATAAATGATGAGCTAATAAAAGATGCAAAAGCATTGTTAGAAGATAGATTTTTTAATGATGGAGAGGGACTAGTTAGAAGAGGGAAAAAGAAATTTTACAAGATTAAGATTAAATAA
- the yidA gene encoding sugar-phosphatase has translation MFKLLALDMDGTLLKEDKTISDITYNAIQAAKSKGIKVVLATGRPVKGIQRYLDQLDLTNEGDCSVAFNGALVQENRDGEVICSDTLAMEDLKFLYSLSKTLDVNIHFLTTEECITPKLNEYSELEAKMNQIPLKVMDFDNLPSDITIVKVMMIDKEDILSKAIEQLPEEVYEKYTVLRSMPFFLEFLNKNANKGEGVKKLAEKFGIDKNEVICIGDAENDIHMVNYAGLGVAMKNSMPILKKKANYITLSNEEDGVAHVIDKFILNPQMIFEI, from the coding sequence ATGTTTAAATTACTAGCATTGGATATGGATGGCACACTACTTAAAGAAGATAAAACTATATCTGATATTACATATAATGCTATTCAAGCTGCAAAATCTAAAGGAATAAAAGTAGTTTTAGCCACTGGAAGACCTGTAAAAGGTATTCAGCGTTACCTAGACCAACTAGATTTAACAAACGAAGGCGATTGTTCAGTTGCCTTTAATGGTGCTTTAGTTCAAGAAAATAGAGACGGTGAAGTTATATGCAGTGATACTCTAGCTATGGAAGATTTAAAATTTTTATATTCCTTAAGCAAAACTTTAGATGTAAATATACATTTTCTAACTACAGAGGAATGTATTACACCTAAACTTAATGAATACTCTGAACTTGAAGCTAAAATGAATCAAATTCCCCTAAAAGTAATGGATTTTGACAATTTACCTTCTGACATAACTATAGTTAAAGTTATGATGATAGACAAAGAAGATATATTATCTAAAGCCATAGAACAACTTCCAGAAGAAGTATATGAAAAATATACTGTTCTTAGAAGTATGCCTTTCTTCTTAGAGTTTTTAAACAAAAACGCTAACAAGGGTGAAGGAGTAAAAAAATTAGCAGAAAAATTTGGAATTGATAAGAATGAAGTAATTTGTATAGGTGATGCTGAAAATGATATACACATGGTTAACTATGCTGGCCTTGGTGTAGCTATGAAAAACTCTATGCCTATACTTAAAAAGAAAGCTAACTACATAACTTTAAGCAACGAAGAAGATGGCGTTGCCCACGTTATTGATAAGTTTATATTAAACCCACAAATGATTTTCGAAATTTAA